The sequence TCGCCACCATCTTGCTCAAGAAGTGATTTGCCTTCGTTGATCGCCTCAGCCATCTCTTGGCAGAAAAGTTGAACAGAGCGTATCGCGTCATCGTTTCCTGGGATAGGATAATCAACAACGTCAGGATCGCAGTTTGTATCGATAGGTGCTACAACTGGGATTTTTAGGCGATTTGCCTCTTGAACGGCGATCTTTTCTTTAACTGTATCAACGACAAATATCATATCAGGTAGGCTTTTCATATTGCGGATACCGCCAAGAGTTGCGATAAGCTTCTCTTTTTTGCGGCGAAGCATCAAAGCCTCTTTTTTAGTTAGTAAATTTATCGAACCATCTTCTTCCATAGTCTCAATAACTTCTAGTTTGCGGATAGACTGGCGGATAGTACCGAAGTTTGTCATCATACCACCTAACCAGCGGTGATTTACATAAGGCATTCCACATTTTTCAGCGTACTCTTTGATAGCGTCGATAGCTTGTTTTTTAGTACCGACAAATAGCACTGACTTGCCTTCAGCAGCTGCGTCACGAACGATGTTGTAAGTGTAGCGGAAGTAGCGGATAGTCTTTTGTAGATCTATAATATAGATACCTTTTCTCTCGCCAAAGATAAATTTTTTCATCTTTGGGTTCCAGCGGCGTGTTTGGTGACCAAAATGTACGCCACACTCTAATAAATCTCTCATAGTTACCATGAGTTTCTCCTTGTTTTAGGCATTTTGCCTTGAATTTAGTTTTATCCTCCACG is a genomic window of Campylobacter concisus containing:
- the rpsB gene encoding 30S ribosomal protein S2 → MVTMRDLLECGVHFGHQTRRWNPKMKKFIFGERKGIYIIDLQKTIRYFRYTYNIVRDAAAEGKSVLFVGTKKQAIDAIKEYAEKCGMPYVNHRWLGGMMTNFGTIRQSIRKLEVIETMEEDGSINLLTKKEALMLRRKKEKLIATLGGIRNMKSLPDMIFVVDTVKEKIAVQEANRLKIPVVAPIDTNCDPDVVDYPIPGNDDAIRSVQLFCQEMAEAINEGKSLLEQDGGEQAAGEEVSQDEKDAVVAEAMSEEDFGEDEE